From the genome of Gemmatimonadota bacterium:
ACTCCGCAAGTTCAAGCGGAAGGTGCAGCGCTCCGGCCTTTATTCGGAGCTTCGCAAGCGCCGGTTTTACGAGAAGCCCAGCGCGCAGCGAAAGAGAAAGCGCGAAGCGGCGATCCGGCGCGAGCGCCGGCGTCAGCGACGGGACCCACGCCCGCGCATTTAGGGCCCTTGCCTCAAGGCGCCGTCACCCGGATTTCCCCCGCCACCGGCGCCCCGTTTCCTTCGATTCGAAAGTGATACGACCCTTGGGGGGCCCCCTCGAAGGTCAACACGAGCCTCGCGCCTCTCTCCACCAGGGGGGGCGGCCGGTCTTGCGACGTCTCCCGTAGGAATTCCAGCCTGGGTCCCGCGATCCGGTCCTCCGCGAATCGGAGGAGATGCACCCGGTTGTCCAGCACCACGAACTGGACGACATCGCCGGGTCGCGCTTCGGTCACGGCCGGAAGTACGCGGGTCAACTCTCCTCGCCCACTCAGGTCCACCCGATGGATTGCCACATCGTCGGGAATTCCGAGCTCCGCACGGAGTTCGGGATCGGAGGGAGGCGGCGGGGGCGGCCCCTCGCAGGCCCAGCCCACACACGCGACGGCGACCGCCGCGAGCCGGACGCGACGCGCGCGGGTCGACCTCCGGGCCCCCTCAGCCCTGGGCAGGCTCGCCACAGG
Proteins encoded in this window:
- the rpsU gene encoding 30S ribosomal protein S21, with the protein product MEVIVQEGENLERALRKFKRKVQRSGLYSELRKRRFYEKPSAQRKRKREAAIRRERRRQRRDPRPRI